In Scleropages formosus chromosome 18, fSclFor1.1, whole genome shotgun sequence, one DNA window encodes the following:
- the LOC114909102 gene encoding complement C4-like: MESPVVLLLCFSFSVVTVSTQDMFLVTAPSVFHVGVKERVSVQLPSSLLNQPVLLYLEHETSGLLMSNRATFQMTQEKQIGVVELEVDREKMSSLPTLNPTPFYLALVCEIRPGQREMVRVLVSQHRGYIFIQTDQPVYTPTQTVKYRIFTLDHSMRPHAEPISISVFNAGGNRVTSWTVREADGIYSRKLNIPDVSEPGVWRIVAHYQGDEKNAATREFQVKKFGEEDMCRAHLPTPFILVFPPE; this comes from the exons ATGGAGTCTCCAGTGGTTCTACTGCTGTGCTTCAGCTTCTCTGTAGTAACTGTTTCGACACAGGACAT GTTCCTGGTGACGGCTCCCAGTGTGTTTCATGTGGGAGTGAAGGAGCGTGTATCTGTTCAGTTACCCTCCAGCCTGCTCAATCAGCCTGTACTTCTCTACTTGGAACATGAGACCAGTGGGCTGCTGATGTCCAATAGGGCTACTTTTCAGATGACCCAAGAGAAACAAATTGGAGTTGTAGAACTCGAG gtggacagagagaaaatgtcAAGCCTTCCTACGTTGAACCCAACACCGTTCTACTTGGCACTTGTGTGTGAGATCAGACCTGGTCAGAGGGAGATGGTCAGAGTGCTGGTTTCTCAACACAGGGGCTACATCTTCATCCAGACAGATCAGCCTGTCTATAcccccacacagacag TGAAATACAGGATTTTTACCCTGGATCACTCCATGAGGCCCCATGCCGAACCCATATCCATCTCTGTTTTT AATGCTGGTGGGAACAGGGTGACATCGTGGACTGTAAGAGAAGCAGATGGGATCTACTCCAGGAAACTGAACATTCCTGATGTCTCTGA ACCAGGTGTGTGGAGGATTGTGGCTCACTATCAAGGGGATGAGAAGAACGCCGCCACCCGAGAGTTTCAAGTAAAGAAATTTGGTGAGGAAGACATGTGTCGTGCTCATCTTCCTACGCCTTTTATACTGGTTTTTCCCCCAGAATAA